Proteins co-encoded in one Aspergillus luchuensis IFO 4308 DNA, chromosome 6, nearly complete sequence genomic window:
- a CDS encoding uncharacterized protein (COG:S;~EggNog:ENOG410PSUX), translating to MANAVEQSPTTDAQKNVPSTSNPDRVRKPRKLQRRGGPPEASKPLDPPPESEKPPAEADDAGEAAAAEVPEATETMDPSPDTEETQLDRETQSASWSEGELQPQLQRQRSVVSVTERISSPSSSSPASADAFYRQARRRGQRGDMRRQQREQQQALALPALGNVGDVPGNLTQGVGDLAQNTAGRAVGTLGNTAGKALGRSIMGGRNDTQLQQQGQQQTEKKKDEQLRLRLDLNLDVEVQLKAKIHGDLTLQLLN from the coding sequence ATGGCAAACGCTGTAGAACAGAGTCCAACCACTGACGCACAAAAGAACGTGCCTTCTACTTCAAACCCTGATCGGGTGCGAAAGCCTCGAAAGCTCCAGCGACGAGGTGGTCCACCGGAAGCATCAAAACCGTTGGATCCTCCCCCAGAATCTGAAAAACcgccagcagaagcagatgacGCGGGTgaagcggcagcagcagaagtaCCAGAAGCAACTGAAACTATGGATCCGTCTCCAGATACGGAAGAAACACAACTCGACCGGGAGACTCAATCGGCATCTTGGAGCGAAGGAGAGCTGCAGCCGCAACTGCAACGCCAGCGATCCGTTGTATCAGTGACAGAGCGTAtatcctctccctcatcatcgtccccTGCCAGTGCAGACGCATTTTATCGACAGGCCCGTCGACGCGGCCAGCGAGGAGATATGAGACGCCAGCAACGTGAGCAGCAACAGGCGCTGGCATTGCCCGCCTTGGGGAATGTCGGGGACGTACCAGGGAACCTCACCCAAGGCGTTGGCGACTTGGCCCAGAACACCGCCGGCAGAGCTGTCGGTACGCTCGGCAACACAGCAGGAAAGGCCCTTGGGCGAAGCATTATGGGTGGTAGAAATGACACTCAACTTCAGCAGCAGGGGCAACAGCAGactgagaagaaaaaggacgAACAGCTTCGCCTGCGTCTAGACTTGAATTTGGACGTTGAGGTACAGCTCAAGGCTAAGATCCACGGAGATCTTACGCTCCAGCTTCT